caccagacaaagggctcagagggagcaatccgcctccgccgccgactccactattctgcccctgcgagccaccggacccccagacgcggaggggaatcagccccatcactattggcctttcgccactagtgacctctacaattggaaagctcagaatcctaagttttccgagaaaccggcagggcttattgatttattagactctgttctttttacccatcagcccacgtgggacgattgccagcagcttttgcaggtcctgttcacgactgaagaaagagaaagaatcgtCAACGAGGCCCGAAAACTAGTTCCGGGCACAGATGGGAgtcccaccaccaaccaggctcagatagatgcctccttccccttaactcggccccagtgggatttcaacatggcagaaggtaaggagaggctccgggtctaccgccagactctaatggggggtctccgaatggctgctagaaagccaaccaatttggccaaggtaggaaatgtacaacagggaaaagatgaatctccggctgcctttttagaacggatcatggaggcattccgtacctatacccccatggatccagaggctccggaaagcaaggcagctgttatcatggcctttgtaaaccaatcggccatagacattaggagaaaattacagaaaatagatagactaggagaaaaaagtctgcaggacttactggtggtagccgaaaaggtatataataaccgggagcttcctgaggacaagcaggctcgcgccatggcggctgccagcagtaagcagactcgagacctggccagaatactactagctaccactgctgactccCCTGAGGAACGAGACCGCCGTCTCTGGCAGCTGGCAGACGAcgcaagaaaaggtaaaagaaccaccaaggggggaagcagaggctgcagaaggatcagtgcgcatactgcaaggagatagggcattgggcccgagaTTGTCTGAAAAGGGCCGGCGGGAAAGGAAGCAAGACTGACcgagtaaaagtcctagagctagatgaactaagtgattaggggagtcggggttcggaccctctccccgaacccagggtaactcttaaagtggaggggacccctgttgacttccttgtcgacaccggagcacaacattcggtcctccgcaccccacaaggaaaactagccagcaagaagtcctgggtacaaggggcaactggtatgagccagtattcatggactacccgaagaacagtagatttgggaacgggccgggtatcccactcctttatggtaataccagaatgcccctacccgctgttaggacgggacttactgaccaagattggagctcagataactttcagacaaggggggcctcaggtcaccgatggcaagggccaccccatccaggtactgaccatgaaactggaggatgaatacctcctccaccaggaggcgctcccgagagaggataatatagacagatggctacaagaattcccctcggtttgggcagagacTGGTGGGGGGATGGGACTAGCCGCTCATAGGACCccagtcctggtagagctcaagccaggagagagtccggtaaggatcaaacaataccccatgtcacaggaggcccggaaggggatccagccacacatccagagactacgaagcctaggggtactagttccttgccagtctgcctggaacacccccttactgccggtcaaaaagcctcacacaaatgactaccgaccggtacaagacctccgggaagtaaataagagggtcgcggacatacacccaactgttcccaacccatatactctcttgagctccttggcgccctccagggtctggtatactgtactagatttaaaggacgccttcttcagtctgccgctggcaccccagagccaacccctgttcgccttcgagtggcatgatccggaggagggctacagtgggcaactcacctggacacggctacctcagggattcaaaaattcacccaccatcttcgacgaggcactacacgaggacctgggtgagtacagaagggagcaccctggcctcaccctcctacagtacgtagatgacatcctgattgctgccgacacggccaaagactgtgagcgagggacccaggacctgctggctaccctgggggcTTTAGGGTACCGGGCATCCGcgaagaaggctcagatatgcagggagagggtaagttacctgggatatatcctggagggCAGACAGCGgcggttatcagatgccagaaaagaaactgtcctaaagatccctactcccacctcccgaagagaagtgagggaattcctaggatcagccggctactgccgcctctgggttccaggttttgctgagatcgccaggcccctatatgaagctaccaaagaggggaaaacatttaaatggactgaaaaagaagaaattgcctTTAATCGgttaaaaaaggccctcctaagtgccccagccctgggcctaccagacattaCGAAACCCTTCCACCTCTTcgtagacgaacataagggaatagcaaaaggggttctaattcaagccttaggcccctggaactgcccagtggcttacctgtctaagaaactagacccagtggctgccggctggccgccacgcctaagaattattgcggcgacagcactcctagtcaaggatgcagacaaactgaccctaggacaggagatctggatcacgaccccacacgccattgaaggggtcctgaaacagcctcctgatAGATGGATGAGCAACACACATGtgactcattaccagagcctcctactcaaccctccacgggtgcggttccaccccagtgcagccctcaatcctgcaaccctgctgcccgaccctgacctaggtgctccactacatgactgtgcgggaatcctggaacaagtacatggattccggacggacctgaccgaccggcccctccccgatgccgaggctacttggttcactgatggcagcagctttgtgcgagACGGACACAGGTATGCGGGTGCAGCGGTGGTCACCGAAACGGACACCGTATGGGCGGAGGCTCTACCCTCCGGAACGTCAGCCCAGCGAGCGGAGCTCATAGCCCTCACCAAGGCGCTGATGCTGGGAGCTGGAAAACGGCTTAACATCTACACAGACAGCGTTATGCAtttgccacagctcatattcATGGGGCAATTTATCAGGAGAGGGGGTTACTGACGGCAGAAGGacggactataaaaaataagcaggagatacttaacctgcttacggccttatggcttcctgccaagctagccattatccactgccaagggcaccaaaaagctgataacccagtagctagaggtaatcgaaaggctgaccaggcagccaaggcagtagcccttactccagtccccaccatgaccatacaactaccagacccgggagacccagttttaccagaccagcccaaatactcccaggaggagttacagcggatcaagaaactccccatggcccaggagataaagggatggtggtatacacctaacaaggagctcgtgctgccagaccggctcggagtctcaatattagagcacatgcatcggtctactcacatgggggcccgaaaattaaaagacttaatccgacatgccagaatcaagattcaccaacaggacaccaaaatagagcaagttgtatctgcctgcaagacctgccaactcaccaatGCGAaagccacatcaaataaaaaaggaaccaggctcagaggcaccagaccgggagcccaatgggaagtcgacttcactgaagtcaaaccaggaaagtatggttataaatatcttttagtatttacagacaccttctctggctgggtggaggcatacccaaccaagcatgaaacggctcagacggtggctaagaagctactagaagacatcttacccaggtatggttttcctgccatggtaggatcaaacaatggaccagcttttatctctcaggtaacacaggcagtagccaaggcggtgggggcaaactggaaattacattgtgcttataggccccagagctcaggacaggtagaaagaatgaatagaaccctaaaagagacccttaccaaattaacaatggagactggcggggactgggtgactctcctaccgtacgccctttaccgggttagaaacactccttacactctgggttttactccctacgagatcatgtttggcaggccaccccctgttaTTCCCAGCCTTCGAGCTGAACTTCTTGcagagtttaaagatcaagaactttttctttccttgagagggctccagagggcgcACGAGGATATTTGGCCGCGCCTCCGTGCCATCTACGAGGCTGGCCCGACcccgacacctcatcagtacaaGCCGGGAGACTGGGTCTATGTCAAGAGGCACCACCGAGAGACTCTCGAGCCGCactggaagggaccctacattGTAGTGctgacaacccccaccgctctcaaagtagacggcatcgcgacctgggtccatcacacccacgttcggCCAGCGGACCCCTCCTCGATCCGGAAGGACTTCGTCACGCGATGGGCCATCAGtcgggaccaacacaacccgctcaagctcaagctcaagctcaagctacagCACATTCgacccacctaatattggtaactctgttaactctgcttgtcattgctcatgctACCGGGAgtccccacaccccccaaaacatcacctggcagatcatagatACCAGCTCAGGGACAATACTTAATTagacctcccagagccaccccagggacacatGCTTCCCAGAACTTAgcgtaaacctccaaactctgttccccttgtcaccataaatgcagccggtcccatgattgggtccgtaagttacatgacaaggggggaatgaaagggcgggcctacgccggccgactccatcttgttctgtgttctccaccttgagtgactatgtccccgacatgaccccttttccgggaaaatcacagaaacctcagactgcgcctcctccccttgagtaacctcccgctcacccgttcaaactttctgatcaaaacacgcccagcgacctgcgtaacaggactccgacccttccccagccaatcggctgaggccacagccattacctcaccaactgcccctagacccctataaaacctttgtgcttttgaaactcgctctctctccctggtatctcaccgctgcgtcggtgcaggtaggggactgagctcgagctagctcgaataaaggctctttgcttttgcatcggactcggctccctagtggtctttggggatcacgaattctgggcataacacctgataatgagaaattattttttatgatagaGCTGTTTTTTTATGCTGGAGTACTTttgcttgttgttttgtttaataaaggattctgtttctgaaatttctccaggttaattttatttctttttccatgcaGTACTTTCCTCATTTATTACTTCTGTTCCCTCTTCCATGTGAGCAGCCCAAGGATGTGAAGATTCCAAGATAAGATACTCAATTTAGAGTTTGGGGATCTGGACCAGGATCTGAGAGTATGCCATGTGTCCTAGACACTTTACCAGAAAGTTCTACGTTTGTTTATTTGGCATTGGCCAGGCTAATAATAAAGTGTACTTTAATTTCCCGTTTGCTGtactcccctttttaaaaataattcctttggGGACTTTATGGGAATGAGCAATGAGATTGGGGCAGGATTCCAATGTTCCCGGTCCCCCTATTCCCAGGAAAACATgtaacattacaaaaattttacaCCTCTTTCTAAAACATCACTTGCCCTTTGAGGACAGAGCCATCTTCATGTTTTCTAGATTTGAAGGAGATACATAATTCTTTTCTGAATCTTTTCTTCATTGAAAGTTGAATATTAAGAAGACAAAGATACAGTTAGGAAGTTCTCATTTGGTATGAGATTCAGGGGCTAAGAAGTCCAAACTGCCAAGAGTGGCACTAAGATCAGGCTTTCTGGGTGTCGACATGGTCAGGAAGGTGTCTCATGTGGCCCATTTTGGAGTGGCAAAAGCAGGGTTTCTGGTTCCACCTGCTCGAATTCATGCAGAAGAGTCACTTCCACCATACAGAAGAGGGAATAGAAATTCCCAGGAAAGGAGGGAATATGAGTAAATTGCTAATCTTTGTTCAGAGTCCCATGGTAAACATGTCTCCTCTTGTTTAGGCAGGTGGCACTGATCTGAACCCTTCTGTGACACAGAGAACATTTATCTTTAGTGGTGTTTCTCACTAGATGGTGAAGGCCTGCTTTGTCTCTGTGCCACACATACTAGCCTACTCAGTGGCTCAGAGAGGCAGTCAATGATCTGGAGCTTCTGAGATTAAAACGtcaattttctccaaattctaAAGAATCTTTTCTAATTCTATACAATTAGCCAAGATGAGTCAAACAAGGGTGTGGATTTTCTGACCACTGTTTTATCTGGACTGTTTGTCTTTTCCCCCTACTTTTTTGATAGCTTGATCAGTTTTATGAATCTTAGAATTTTCTTAGAAGCTGAAAGTAAAAATATGGCAAAGGTTTAAGACCAATCCATTTTAAATCTTAGTAGTTTatcaggggaaggaaaaacagtCAGAGTAGACTTTAATGAAATGTGAGACTAATAAAGTTCTTCATTtaattcttccttctccctggagGGCACAGGTAGAAAATAACTACTTTTCATAACAGACTTATAAAGCTGATTTTTCTCCTGACAATTATAAGAGAAAGGACCACATCTTAATCCTTGATATATCTCTGGTGTCTCTCTGATGGGAATTAACAAACACTTTTTGAAAGAATACATGGATGGAATGATTGACTGGTGGACTGGCTTTGATTTCTCAATCCTTggtgaattctttaaaatatatttggggggtgcctgggtggctcagtcggttaagtgtcccagttcagttcaggtcatgatctcgtggttcatgagttcaagccccacgttggactctgcactgacagctcagagcctggagcctgcttcagattctgtgactcccattctctctgcccctctcctgctcatgctctgtctctcaaaaaataaataaatgttaaaaaaattaaaaatatatattttgattgCAGCACATAGAGAAGGGCTACCTACTTACTACAGGTGTGTCCATGGCCCCCtcttattttatcttaatgttttctcttttacccTCCACCCCTCCATTTCTAGTTGCATGAACCTGTCAGCTaccttattttaaataactgcatTAGTTAGGGTATCTCCGCCTATTGTTACAAAAAACCTGGaatttcagtggcttaacatatttatttttttcattataatttcattTGAAGATAGATCACTGTGTAATTTAGATACGTATGCTTTATTTTGTAACAAGCAGAGGGACGATCTCTTCCACCCATAGGTGTTTAGAGGATGTTTCAAACTTCTGGTAGTTCTTCATAAAAGTAAAGTTCTTTACAAATTGCCACTCTGGTTTAtgatttctactttatttttttttaatatttatttatttttgagagaaagagagacagagtgtgagcaggggaggaatagagactgagacacagaatcggaagcaggctccaggctccgagctgtaagcacagagcctgaagcagggctcgaactcacaaaccatgagaacatgaccaaagctgaagtcagacacttaaccaactgagccacccaggcacccatatgatttcctcttttaaattttttttttaacgtttatttatttttgggacagagagagacagagcatgaacgggggaggggcagagagagagggagacacagaatcggaagcaggctccaggctctgagccatcagcccagagcccgacgcggggctcgaactcacaaaccgcgagatcgtgacctgagccgaagtcggacgctcaaccgactgagccacccgggcgccccatgatTTCTCTTTTAACTACCACTGTTTGAGAGCCCTTCCTTTCTCCATGCAGCTGCTTCTGTAATAATCTTACCATTTTCGTTTCCTTTCCTACCATGGGTCCTTCCACTGCCACAGATTCCTTTGACCTCAAATTTAGCTCTTCCTCTCCCCAAGCTCCACTGCTGCTTTCACCAGCACAGATTTCACATACTCTCCCACCTAGGAAATCTTGGCAGGGCCACCGTAATGTAGAAAGCACAGGAGAATGGGTTCAGCTCCCATAGGCTGAAGTTCTGAATTTGGCTATAGGGATGGTGCTCTAAAATGGAACTGGATTCCTTTAACATGTTTACAAGAGTTTGATGAAGAGCCTTTTGGGGGATTTAACCATTTAGAACAATGAAATTACAAATTGAATTTATCCTTCTAAACAAATGGTTTCATCTAAATATTAGAATCAAAGTCATTCTTAAGTATGTATTCTAGGTATTCTAAAGAAAACACTATGCAAATTAAAGACAATagcaaaagatgaaatgaaagcaaggaataaatacttgaaaaaaattaacttcactaataaccaaagaaatgtaaattaaagccaaaacattttgcattaaaaaaatagaattaattctATTTTCCCGTAAAAGAAATCAGGGGTCCTTGGATAAATGGCCAATTCCAGAATGAGAACAGGATAACTGCGAGAGCAGAGTAATTGGAATGTGgggtttgtgtgtctgtgtgtggggagtggggagccagGATATGAGAAAGGGCTAATAAAATGATGAAGATATGTCCAAAGAACTTAGAAACAAGGGCTCCCAGTAGTCAAATCATGGACAATTTCAgtatcaaaatgaataataagTTTAGTGGATTATAACACACTGAATATAAAAAGAATCCATATATccattctattaaaaatatatatgaacaaatgactgact
This genomic stretch from Panthera uncia isolate 11264 chromosome A3 unlocalized genomic scaffold, Puncia_PCG_1.0 HiC_scaffold_12, whole genome shotgun sequence harbors:
- the LOC125937359 gene encoding LOW QUALITY PROTEIN: uncharacterized protein LOC125937359 (The sequence of the model RefSeq protein was modified relative to this genomic sequence to represent the inferred CDS: inserted 1 base in 1 codon) codes for the protein MWFQLHICKFADDAMYQDALENAAKGVVSSACFVSFVYTKYNSGLTLTISIKAKLSRGSDPLPEPRVTLKVEGTPVDFLVDTGAQHSVLRTPQGKLASKKSWVQGATGMSQYSWTTRRTVDLGTGRVSHSFMVIPECPYPLLGRDLLTKIGAQITFRQGGPQVTDGKGHPIQVLTMKLEDEYLLHQEALPREDNIDRWLQEFPSVWAETGGGMGLAAHRTPVLVELKPGESPVRIKQYPMSQEARKGIQPHIQRLRSLGVLVPCQSAWNTPLLPVKKPHTNDYRPVQDLREVNKRVADIHPTVPNPYTLLSSLAPSRVWYTVLDLKDAFFSLPLAPQSQPLFAFEWHDPEEGYSGQLTWTRLPQGFKNSPTIFDEALHEDLGEYRREHPGLTLLQYVDDILIAADTAKDCERGTQDLLATLGALGYRASAKKAQICRERVSYLGYILEGRQRRLSDARKETVLKIPTPTSRREVREFLGSAGYCRLWVPGFAEIARPLYEATKEGKTFKWTEKEEIAFNRLKKALLSAPALGLPDITKPFHLFVDEHKGIAKGVLIQALGPWNCPVAYLSKKLDPVAAGWPPRLRIIAATALLVKDADKLTLGQEIWITTPHAIEGVLKQPPDRWMSNTHVTHYQSLLLNPPRVRFHPSAALNPATLLPDPDLGAPLHDCAGILEQVHGFRTDLTDRPLPDAEATWFTDGSSFVRDGHRYAGAAVVTETDTVWAEALPSGTSAQRAELIALTKALMLGAGKRLNIYTDXRYAFATAHIHGAIYQERGLLTAEGRTIKNKQEILNLLTALWLPAKLAIIHCQGHQKADNPVARGNRKADQAAKAVALTPVPTMTIQLPDPGDPVLPDQPKYSQEELQRIKKLPMAQEIKGWWYTPNKELVLPDRLGVSILEHMHRSTHMGARKLKDLIRHARIKIHQQDTKIEQVVSACKTCQLTNAKATSNKKGTRLRGTRPGAQWEVDFTEVKPGKYGYKYLLVFTDTFSGWVEAYPTKHETAQTVAKKLLEDILPRYGFPAMVGSNNGPAFISQVTQAVAKAVGANWKLHCAYRPQSSGQVERMNRTLKETLTKLTMETGGDWVTLLPYALYRVRNTPYTLGFTPYEIMFGRPPPVIPSLRAELLAEFKDQELFLSLRGLQRAHEDIWPRLRAIYEAGPTPTPHQYKPGDWVYVKRHHRETLEPHWKGPYIVVLTTPTALKVDGIATWVHHTHVRPADPSSIRKDFVTRWAISRDQHNPLKLKLKLKLQHIRPT